The region CCCGACAGAGATCGACGGTGATCGTGATAGGGACGGCGACCGTCAGGGGCAACGGATGCGGAGGGATGGTTGCAGATGATGGTGCAGGTTTCGAGGCGCTGCGTCCAACCGGCCCGCATCATCGGCATCTACGCTTCACAGTATCTGCTCGGATCGATGGTCGCGAACTGGCGTCGTCGACGCTCTTCACCCCTCTGGACGAGCGTATCAGCGGGTACGGATCGCCGATGGCGATGAGAACGACGGGGGTTGTGAGCCGACGATCCGCAGAAACGCCCGGGCGGCGTGTCCGGCCCGGGCATCGATCCACGCGGCGTCGGGCGTTGGCAGGACGCCGAGCAACCGGCGCACCTGACGGTCACTGATGGCCAGCCCGATCAGCATGTCGACCGCCGTTTCGGCGTCCTCGAAATCGAGCCGGCCCAGAGCACGCTGCTGCTCCAGGTAGGATGCGAGCTTCGGGCCGATGCGGTCCCGCCCCTGAGCGACGAGGATCTGCCCGAACGTCGGGTCCGTGGCCGCCTCGGAGATGGCCGCCCGGTTGACCACCACCGCCCGCTCGCTCAGCAGGAGGCCGAGCAGCTCAACCACGAAGGCACGCAGCGTGGCCGTCAGATCGTCTGACGCTCCTGCCAGGGGTGGCGCGAAGATGGAGTCGAGACGTTCGGCGTTCCAGGCGATGAGCGCCTCAAAGAGCCCACGCTTGTCGCCAAACCACGCGTAGAGCGTCTCCTTCGAGGCCCGCGCACGAACAGCGATCTCGCGCATGCTGGCGCCGTGGTAGCCGCGCTCAGCGATGACCTCGAGGGCAACGGCGAGGATCTCAGCCCGGCGCTGCGGATTGCGGTGCCGGTCGGACGAATCGTGCTGCATGTGAGCGCCTCCAGGAAGAGCGTACCACCCCTTGCACCCAAAGCGTACCCAGTGGTACGGTTAGTGTACCGTACAGTACGGTACGGCAAAACATGTGGAGGTGCTCATCGTGTCTGCTCAGTCTGTCGCTCAGCCAGCTACTGATCGGAGCGCTGCACTCGGGGCGCTTGCTGGCCTCGCGGTCCTCAAGCTCGTGATGCTGGCCGCCCTGTTCACCCAGACGCCGCCGTACCCGCCACCGTTTTTCGCCCCGCTCTTCGCGGCCTCGCTCGCCCTCAGCGCGCTCTGCGCCGCCCAGATCTGCGCGCGCTCACCCTGGCTCCTCGTAACCGCGATACCCATCATGCTGGAGTCGCTGCTGTCGTACGGGCCGCACAAGCTGTACCCTGGCGAGTCGCCGCTGTTCTTCGCGCAGACGCCCGCCGTGTACCCGGTGATCCTGGTCGGGACGGCGCTGATCCTGGTACTCGGCAGCTCAAGCTGGCGGCTGCACCGTGCGACTCGGTCGCAGGCGGTGCATCGCCGCACGGACGCGACGACGATGACGGTCCCGACATCTTCGCTGGCCGCATGGTGATCCCGACGCGAGCATGAGTAGCCTGGCTCGCTCCTCCGGACGCCCCAGGAAGACCGCGCCCCGTCGTCAGGCTCCGGGCGGCGCGCCTCTCAGGGCGAGAAGCGCCGCCACGCGCTGGCCGACCCGCCGGCAGGCACCATTCAATCATCTGGAATCGGAACCTCGATCACGCTGCCGGGCGTCGCCGACGCCACAGCCGCCGCAATCTCCGCGAGCCGGTTCCTGATGAGCCTCCAGCGCCCCTTGCCGAGGACGATGATCGCAATCCTTCGGTGCAAGAGGTTCTGCTGGTAGCGCATGTTGCGATCAGTCGTGACGAGAACGTCGAACCCGGCGGCTTCCGCCGCGCCCAGCAGTTCCCCATTGCGAAGCGTGTCCCAGCGATGCCAGCGGCACTCCTCGACGATATGGCCTGGCAGCCCGTTCGCAACGCCCCTCGGCGTCCCATTGTCGAAGAGGACGCGCATCAGCGTCCGGGCACGGGTGCGTCGAGACTCCGAGCAGCGAACTCAAGCACAGCCTTGATCTGCTCCCGCGTGACGGGGAACTGCTCGATCACCTCGTCAACCGTCATGCCATCTTCGAGGTTCTCAAAGACGAGCGCGACCGGTGTACGTGTGCCCGTGAACACCCAGGCGCCGCTCACCTTGCCGGGGATGCTTTCGACCGCCGAGCATTGGGACCAATCCAGCGAGGCCATAGGCGGAGAGATCTCCTTTCACCTCTGAGCGTACCACGTCCTCCCGGATGCCCCAGGCGGTCGTCCTGCTGAGCATGTGCATGGAAGACCCTCCGTCATTGAATCTGCCGCGCGGAACACATCGTTCTCATCGTTGGGTTCTGGGTGCTGGGTTCCCGGTGCTGGGTGGCTGGCTCCCAGAACCGGGAACCCAGCACCCAGCATCCCTCTCAGCGGCTGCTCATGCCGACCGTCACGCGGACATCCACGCCGGGCGGCAGCGCGGCGCTCTCGATCACCGCGCTGGCCGGCGCCCCCAGCATTCCTGCCACGCGCTGACCGGCCCGCAGGCAGCCGCCGCAGACCTCCACCGTCGTCTCGGGCCGCGGGCGGGCGGCGTTGCCGACGCTGACGACCCGGATGCCGCCGTTGCGGAGGGTGTCGGCGGCCTGCCGCGCCACGCCCTCCGTCAGCGAGCCGTTCAGCACCTCGACGCCCGCAGTGGCCGGTGCCAGCACTACCCCGACTCTCTGCTTCAAGGCCGGGCGCGCCCGCAACAGGTACGCGCCGTCGCGCCCTCGGAACTCCTCCACCAGCCCGAAGTCTGGCGTGAGCCGGACCGGGCCATCGCCGTGCGCCACCACCAGCCCGAGCGTCGCGAGATCGGCCAATCCCACGTTCGTCTGCGCGGCTCGCCGCGCGGCCAGCATCACGGCGGGGATGCGCCACCAGTTGAGCGGCTGGAGCAGCCGCGCCCGCAGAGCCGAGATCACCTGCTGCTGCCGGGCCATCCGACCGAAGTCGCTGTCCTGGTGGCGGGTGCGGGCGTAGCGCAGGGCAGTCTCGCCGTCCATCCACTGCCGCCCGGCCGGGATGTCCAGCACCATGATGCCGTAGTCGTCGGTGGGGTAGGCCGCGTCGTGGATCGGCTGGGGCACGTCGATCTCGACGCCGCCGGCCGCATCCACCACGTCCCGCACGCCCTGCAACCCGATCGCCAGCGATCGCCCCACCGGCACGCCGAGCACATCGCCAACGGCCCGCTCGGCAGTCACCGCGCCGCCCAGGGGATAGGCGGCGTTGATGCGCTCCTCACCGTAACCGGGGATCGACACCCAGAGGTCGCGCGGGATCGAGATCATGGTGAGGCCATCAAGCTCGCGGTCGGCCACCACCAGCAGCAGCGTGTCCGTCCGCCCGGCCATCCCATGCTGCAGCTCGTCGGGGCGGGCGTCGCTGCCGAGCACCAGCAGCGAGACGCGCGCGGGCGCCAGCAGCCAGACTCCCCCCGCAATCAGCATGCCCAGTATGACGAGCGCCAGCACCAGCCGCGGCAGCGCCCGCCTCAGCAAGACGATGGCCAAACGCCCCTGGCGCGCCGAACGCCCCTGGCGCGCCGGCGGCACAGCGCGAGCGGGGGCCGGCGCGGGGGCCGGTGCCGGCGAGCGCTGCCGCGGCCCGGACGGCCGAGCCGGCGTCGGTGACGGGGCCGGCCCGGACGGCCGAGCCGGCGTCGGTGACGGGGCCGGCCCGGACGGCACATCGGCTACATGGACCGTCAGCGTACTCTCGCCGATCTGGAGCGTATCCCCGTCTCGGAGCAGGTGCAGGACGCCCGGCGCCAGCGGCTGACCGTTCAGTCGGGTGCCGTTGCTGCTGCCCAGGTCGCGGACGGCCAGCGCGTCTGCCTGCACCACCAGCTCGGCGTGCTGGCCGGACACGAAACGGTCAGGGAGCACAATACCGTTGCCAGGCATCCGCCCGATGCGGATCGTCTGGCCGCCAACGGGAACACGCTGTGGCGGCTGCCCGCCCACGCGCACATCGAGCCAGCGCTGCCCGCGCACGCCCCCCACCGCACCACGTCCCTGCGTGCCGCCCCCTTGCGTGCCGCCCCCTTGCGTGCTGCCCCCCGGTGTCCCACTCCCCGGCGTCCGGCCGCCCACGCTCATGCTGCGCCCATCCAGCCCCTGCCTCCGACGAGACACGGCAGGCTCGACACGGCTGGGGGACCGGCGGCTGCGCGCTCACCATCACCATACCGGCCCGGCCGCCTAACTGTGCCCACTTTCGCCGGTTCGGCCGGATCGTCCGAGAGTGACCTACAACTCTCTCCGTCATGCGACCGAGTGATGGCCCGAACGGGTCGGTCAAATGACCGATCTGGGCGGTGCTCTCAAAATGCCCGGGCGAGTTTCCTTAGTGAAATGTCCATGCACCGTCTCTCTCATGCGCTGCGCCCCCTGCTCGTCATCGTCATCGCTGCATGCTCGCTGCTGGGGCTGCCGGCCGGCAGCCCAGATGTCGCGCAGGCCGCGCCCGCCGAGGCACGCGGCAAAGAGAAAGAGTCGGCCGCTCGCCCGAGCGGCGACTACCTGGAACAGCTGCTCGGCGAGATCAACCGGCACCGCGCTCACGCCGGCACTCGCCCACTCGCGATTGCCCCCACCAGAGCCAATCGCGCCGTCGACCAGTACCTTGCCGATTTGACCCCGGTCATGCTGGCGTACGGCGCCTGCTTCCACGGCGACTACAACCCGGTGCCGCCCGGCTGGGACTACGTGACCGCGGCCGGCCTGGGCGGCGACGCCCTGGGCGAGGTGCTGGCCTGCCCCGACGACAGCGGCTACTGGACGCCTGCCCGCATCGCACAGAGCTGGTGGGAGTCCCCGATTCACCAGCAGGCCATCTACGACGATCCCGACGCCAACGTCGTGGCCTGCGGGGCGTTCGGGCCGCGGCGCGGCGGGCAGGCGTACGTCACCATCGCCTGCGTGACGTTCCGCATCTGAGGCCGCCCGCGCCCTCCGCATGCCGCCCAGACGCCCCCTGAGACCTGCCCACGCAGCGTGCTCGGCGGGGCGTTCCAGCGATCCACCCGCCTCACGCTTCGATGCGGGCGGTTCCAGCAGCATCACGGCATCGTGGCGCAACGGGCGGGCTGCCGCATCGTTATGGAAACGGTGTCGTTCATGACGGCCTGCGCCCGTGGGCAACATCACGACGGTCTGTTCCCTGCCGCCATGCCAGGAGCCTTGTGTCCGGAAGATTCGCGCAACTGGTTTCAGGTAGACGGGGCACGGTATGACAATGCGTCACCGGCCGGCGTTCTCTCTGTGAGAGGGTGGCAGACCAGGGCTCTTGATGCAGCAAGCAACACATTGGCGACCCCGCCGTTCCACAACCTGGCGTCTCGCACTGGTGCGGTGGGTGCTCGCCGTCGCCGTCCTGGCGACGCTGTCGCCAACCATCGGCCAGCCCACCCTGATGCTCCAGGTGCAGGAGCAGGCCGATGACGAGGGCGCTCCAGGCGAGCCGTCCCTGGAGGGCCGCCAGCCAGCGGAGACGGAGCCGCGGCCCCCGACGATCCCTACCCATCCGGCGGCAGCAGACGCGCCATCCACCGCCGACGGCTCGGCAGACTCCCCGGCCGACGGCTCGGCGGACTCCCAGGCAGGTGGTGGCGGCGACGCGGGCATCGCGACGGCCAGCCACCCGAGCACGAAGCCCGCGAAGGTGCACCGGCGCCCACCGGCCCACACAGACGCCTGCCCAGCCGACCAGGGCCATGCCAGGGGAGCGGCGTTCGGGGCGGACGACCGGCTGGT is a window of Chloroflexota bacterium DNA encoding:
- a CDS encoding TetR/AcrR family transcriptional regulator, giving the protein MQHDSSDRHRNPQRRAEILAVALEVIAERGYHGASMREIAVRARASKETLYAWFGDKRGLFEALIAWNAERLDSIFAPPLAGASDDLTATLRAFVVELLGLLLSERAVVVNRAAISEAATDPTFGQILVAQGRDRIGPKLASYLEQQRALGRLDFEDAETAVDMLIGLAISDRQVRRLLGVLPTPDAAWIDARAGHAARAFLRIVGSQPPSFSSPSAIRTR
- a CDS encoding DUF433 domain-containing protein, whose product is MASLDWSQCSAVESIPGKVSGAWVFTGTRTPVALVFENLEDGMTVDEVIEQFPVTREQIKAVLEFAARSLDAPVPGR
- a CDS encoding LCP family protein translates to MRGQRWLDVRVGGQPPQRVPVGGQTIRIGRMPGNGIVLPDRFVSGQHAELVVQADALAVRDLGSSNGTRLNGQPLAPGVLHLLRDGDTLQIGESTLTVHVADVPSGPAPSPTPARPSGPAPSPTPARPSGPRQRSPAPAPAPAPARAVPPARQGRSARQGRLAIVLLRRALPRLVLALVILGMLIAGGVWLLAPARVSLLVLGSDARPDELQHGMAGRTDTLLLVVADRELDGLTMISIPRDLWVSIPGYGEERINAAYPLGGAVTAERAVGDVLGVPVGRSLAIGLQGVRDVVDAAGGVEIDVPQPIHDAAYPTDDYGIMVLDIPAGRQWMDGETALRYARTRHQDSDFGRMARQQQVISALRARLLQPLNWWRIPAVMLAARRAAQTNVGLADLATLGLVVAHGDGPVRLTPDFGLVEEFRGRDGAYLLRARPALKQRVGVVLAPATAGVEVLNGSLTEGVARQAADTLRNGGIRVVSVGNAARPRPETTVEVCGGCLRAGQRVAGMLGAPASAVIESAALPPGVDVRVTVGMSSR